The Candidatus Acidiferrales bacterium genome has a segment encoding these proteins:
- a CDS encoding chemotaxis protein CheW codes for MNANSQTNETIYQLVSFVVQNEEFGVDILRVQEIIRTVEITRVPKSPVFVEGVINLRGKIVPVIDLRTRFGIEKKTHDNETRIIVVELPDKVVGFLVDMVKEVIRVEKSVIEPPPELTTNINANYITGVAKLQDRLLILLDLDKVLSSDEQEHLADIGTEKAG; via the coding sequence ATGAATGCGAACTCACAAACGAACGAAACAATCTATCAGCTCGTAAGTTTCGTGGTTCAGAACGAGGAGTTTGGAGTCGACATACTTAGGGTACAGGAAATAATTCGCACAGTCGAAATCACTCGTGTTCCGAAGTCTCCGGTTTTTGTCGAAGGGGTAATAAATTTGCGCGGGAAGATAGTCCCTGTTATCGATCTGAGAACGCGCTTCGGCATAGAAAAGAAAACCCATGACAATGAGACCAGGATAATCGTCGTGGAGCTGCCCGACAAAGTGGTCGGGTTTCTTGTCGACATGGTGAAAGAAGTCATCCGGGTTGAAAAGAGTGTAATCGAACCGCCTCCCGAGTTGACAACTAACATAAATGCGAATTACATAACCGGCGTTGCAAAACTACAAGACAGGCTGCTGATTCTCCTTGATCTTGATAAAGTCCTGTCATCGGACGAGCAGGAACATTTGGCCGACATAGGGACGGAAAAGGCCGGTTGA